ATCAGCCTGCTACCATCCCCAAGCCTCTGATGGAAGCCGCCAACGTTTTCCCACGTCCTTATGTAGGGAGAAACCGGCCATGAGTTGGGATTGAAGACGATGTAACCGGCACCTTCCCTCTCGGCTATAATCTTCAGCCCCTTTCTGAAGAGGGAAAGGAGGTCTCTGTAAACGTCAAAGTTCCTCCGCATCACGTCCCCGTAAACTTCCCCCGTTATGGATGCGGGCAGGGCGTCGTGCCCCTGGGTGAGTAGGATCGCCTTCCAGGCACGAAGGAGGGTCTCTCCCGGATATTCAACGCCGTAGAGAACCCCCAGAATGGAGTACAGCTTCTCAACCTGGAGTATCAGCCACTCGTTCAGCCTGTTGAGCCTCTTCACCCACGCCCCAGTCGTGAAGACACCGCGGTGGAACTCAAGGTATATCTCGTCTTCAAAGACAGGAAGCTCTTCGAGGTGATTCTCCCTGACGTAGTCGAAGAACTCGTCCATTCCGGTCGGAATAAGCTCCAGCTCACCTCTGTGTTCCTCCATCCACCTCGCGATGTTCTGAACCTCAACCTCCTCGGGCCCGCCGCCGTGGTCGCCCCTGCCGAAGACCTGCATCAGAACCGGAATGTCCTGCTTTTCCCTCTGCTGCTCAATGTTCCAGAGTATCCTCTTAATGTCCGAGAGATAGTCGCTGTAGCTCCCGGGCGTGCTGTAGGCCAGAACCTCGTCCCCGCTCCGGCTTCTCCACCTGAAGATGTGGTAGGGAAAGGTGTTCGTGTCGTTCCAGTCGAGCTTGCTCGTTGCGAAGTTCTCGATTCCCATTCCCTTCAGTATCTTGGGCAGGGTAGCGGAAAAGCCGAAGGAGTCTGGCAGATAGAGGGTTCTGGGCCTGACTCCGAACTTCCCCTCAAGGTAGCTGATGCCATACAGAAACTGCCTGATAAGGGACTCTCCGGAGGGCATGTTGGCGTCGAACTCAATGTAGGCACCGTCTATGACCCTCCACTGGACCCTCTCCACCATCTCCCTTATATCCCGGAAAATCTCGGGGTGATGCTCCTCTGTAAGCTCGTAGTAGAAACCCGGCCCCTGGGCGAAGGTGAGGAAGTCGTACTTCTTCATCAGCTGGAGGGCGTTTCCGAAGGTGAACCTACAGACATCTATAGTCTCGTCCACCTTCCATAGCCACTCACTGTCTATGTGAGCGTAACCCACCAGGAAGACCTTCCAGGGCCTTTCAGGCTGGGGATTATCCTTGTCAGGCATCTTCACACCCTCTTCAGGAGGTTAAACGGGCTTATCCTCTTGTTGGGGTTCCTCACCCCGGGGAGGAGCTCAACGAAGCAGTAGCCAACTCTCTCGCCCTTTGGGTTCAGTATCTCGGCCAGCAGCTCGAAGTACGCGAGGTTCATCTGGCCGTCCATCAACGCTCTGATGTGGTAGCGTTCTTCCTTAACCCCCGGAAGATAGACGTCCCACCCCATCGAGAACTTGAAGCCGTTGACCTCCACCACACCCCTGGGAGTGTAGCTGTAGTCCTTCAGCCTGTGAGCGTTGCCGTCTCTATCCACATAGGTTCCGTCGTAATAGGAATCCTGGGGAAAGGCGAAGAGCATAACCTCCTCATCGTCGAAGAAGCGGAGCGAGAACCACTCCCAGTGGGTTCTGGGGCCGGTTAGACTGTAAGGTCCCCACTGCCTGTCGAGCCAGGATTTTCCAGTGACCTCCAGGGTTCTCTCCTCCCCGTCCTCGCGGAGAGTAACCTTCCCCCCAGTGGGCATGTTGGTGTACGAGTAGTAAACCGTCCTCTGCTTCGGATCTTCGGGAATGCCCATAACGAGAACGCCGTTGTCACCGTGCCAGACCGCGCCCTTTCCATAGTCCAGGCTCAGGTCGAGTGCAAACTCATCGGCGTTGGTCCTCAACCCCACGCCGTCCTTTCCCTTATGGAGGTACGCCAGGGGAGGGAACTGAAGGTTGGGAAGGTTTTCAAAGACCTTCTTCTCCCTCAGTGTGAACTTCTGCTTGAAGTAGTGCCTTCCAGTTTGAAAGTCGGTGAAGGCGAGCTGAAGGACGGTGAGCGTTATGCCGTAGAGCCTCGCCCTCAGAAGGGTGTACTGGTAGGAGTAGAGCCGCTCGGGATTGTTTTTATCGTTCAGGTAGCCCGTTATGTACCACCAGCCAGAAACGCCCTCGTGGGGCGGCCATTCCTCATCAAAATCGCCGTGGTCCTTCTCCCGGTAGGGTATAGTGTATCGCCTTCCCATACAGTTCGCCATTCTAATAATGGCTCTGGATGATAAAAATCTTGGGCTGAACTTCGCTGAGGTTTTGTATGGTTGTGGAGCCAACGGAAAAGTGTCATCTCTCGCGAACCTGACCTCTGTAACAAAACCTTAGGCCTAGAAGATTCCACCGAGCATTGGCCTATGAGGGTTAAAGAAAAAAACTAAACGCTTCTCTAGAATGCGGGATGTTTGAAAACCTGGCAAGCATTTGAGGGAAAACTCTCAAAGGGAATGAAAAAGACACAATGAACAAAAAAAGCTCACGTAACCCTGTCCAGGCCACTCTTCCTGATGGTATAGGTGTCCTCGTGCTTTATCGCTCCCTCAGGAATCATCAGCGGGGCATGGATTATGCTGAGCACCATGTTCTCGGCAACTTTGGTGGCCCTCGTTGGAACCACTATCGTTGGCATCGGGAGTTCCTCGATGAGAAGGCCGACGCCGTGGGTGTATCCCGCTATGTATGAATCGCCAAAGCCGTTCTCCATGAAAAAGTCCGAGAGTTTCTTTTCTACGGAGTTCAGGGTTGCCCCAACGCGGGTCTCCTCAAGGGCAATCTGGAGGGCCTTCTCCTTGACCTCGATTGCTCTCTTGACTCTCTTCCCTGGCTCTCCGACCACGAAGGTTCTCGCTGTGTTTGCGTAGTAGTGGTTCCAGTCGGTTCCGATGACAACGGTTACAACGCCGTTCTCCTTAACCTTCAAATCCCTGAAGGGCTCGGCGTGTGCCCTTGGAGTTGTTGAAACGTAAACCTTCGGCTCCTCACTCCCGCTGCTCATCAGCTCGCGGTAAACCTCGGCGGCTATTTCAGTCTCGCTCGCCCCGGGCCTTATGACCTCCTCAGCAACCTTCATGCCCCTCTGGGCTATCTTTCCTGCCTTCATGATGTTCTTTATCTCCCAAGGCTCTTTTATCATCCTGAGGCTCATTGTAAGATCGAGAATGTCAACGACTTCCACCATCGGATTGAGCCTTTCAAAGAGCTTCAGGAAGAGCAGATAGGCGTCCCTCTCGACGCTGAACTCGTGCCCGACCCTCGAAAAGCCGTTGCCGTTCACCCAGGTTACAACGCCGGCCATCAGGTCCTCAACGCGCTGGAACTCGCGGACATCCTCAATCCAGCTCCTCCTCTTGAACTCCTCGGCTTCGCCCTTAACGACGTAGACGGTAGGTTCCCCCTCCGCTGGGATGAGAAGGCTCGGGCGGAGCCACTTGGTTCCGGTGAAATAGATGAAGGTAGAGAGCGTTCTAATGACCGCTCCATCGATGTCGTTCTCCCTCATCAGTTCCTGAAAGCGCTCGACCCTTTTCCTGAAGATCCTCTCGTCGCCCCTCAACTCAATCCCTCCAGTCGAGAAGGCGCTTCTCGCCCTCTATCTCTTTGTACGGCGCTATGTCCATCGTCATCTCGAGCGTTCCAATGTACTCACCGTTTTTGTCAAAGAGCGGCACGTACTTGATGTAGACGTACTTCGGACCGAGCCTGAGCCAGAAGGTCGCCTCCTTCTTTCTGCCCTCCTTGAATGCCTTGAGTATCTTGTTGACGATGTGGACGCTCTTCGGCGGGTGGCAGAGCTGGACGGGCCTTCCGAGGACGCTGAGGGAGCGGCCGAATACCCTCTCGCCGGGGGAGAAGAACCTCACCCTGTCGTCCTTGTCTATGAAGGTGACATCAACCGGTAGAGCTTCAAAGATGATCTTCAGCTCCTCAACGCTCACGTAGCCGGTTCCAAGGTCTATGTCCCCCTCCCTCTCAAGCTCACTCTTGTCGAACTCCAGAGGCTGGCCCTTGAGGGCTTCCTGAACTTCCTTTGGCAGACCGAGGAGCTGTTCAACGCTCAGCTCGGGATCTATCTCCCATGGGTGAAGGGGCTTAACGTCCTCTCCCGGGTCCCATTCGGGCGGGTTCACCTTGTAGTAGCCGTACTCATCTTCCTGCATCCTTATGGCCTTCCATTCTCCATCGCTGAGGAGAGCCTTAAGGGTTGGATAGTAGATGTTGTTTTCCCTGAAGACCATGTCGCTGAGGGCGAAAGATGCCTCGCCGGCCTTGTTCTTGAGGCGCTCGACGAACTCTTCCCAAGGCATATCATCCCTCTTTCTCAAGAGTTCAGCGAGGTACTTGACCATGAACCTTATCTCGTCGTGCTTCGTCCAGAGAACTGTAGCTATCGCGGTTAAACCCCTCCGCTCGATGTACGGGAATGTCAGCATCTCCTCGCGGTTGTAGTGGGTGAAGCCGACCTTCCTTAGGTTGCCCACTATCTCCTCGAGCACCCCTAAAATTTCCTTCCTCATGCGCTCGTCCTTGGTCGTTGCCAAGGTCCTCACGTAGAGGTTGAGCATCTCGGCGTCTTTCATTATCTCCTTGTTCTCCTGGTAGAGGGTTTTGAGCGGGTGGCCGTCAGGCAGATCCCTCTCCTCAAGCTCGTCTGTGCCCTTGACGGCCTCCCTGAAGAGTTCGACGTGGAGGTCACACATCTTGGCTATGTCCTTCGCGGAAATACCTTCCTTAACCAGCTCCTGCTCGATGAGCGGTATCTCCAGGGGAGATATGCCACTGAGGACTGTTCTGAACTCTTCCTTCAGGTCTTCAACCTTCTCTCCCTCGTGGATTCTAAGGAGCAGCTTCTTCAGCTGTTCCTTCTTGTATTCGCGATTGTTCAGTAACTCGGTCATCTTTAATCACCTTCATGACGAGTGTCATATCAGCAGTTTATAAGCATTGTTGGTCAAATTTGCCCAGAAACGTTTATATGCCAGGCGTCATATCGAGGATAGGTGAAGAAACATGATGCTCGACGTTCGTGGATTGAAGGCGCCTCAACCGGCGGTTATGATAATAGAGGCCCTTGGAAAGCTCAAAACCGGGGAAACGCTCGAAGTTATAGGAGACAAGCCCTTCGTTGACCTGCTTCCAAAGCTTGAGGAAGCTGGCTACGGGATCGAGGTCAAAGAGGTTGCCGGCTTCTTCGTGCTTAGGGTTACTAAAACGGAGAACTCGCAGGAACTCAACATGGAGGTCAAGGAATGCGACGATAAGCTGGAAGAGATAACCGAGGACACCAACGTGGCGAAGCTCCTCAAGGCCTATCCCGAATCGCTGAAGATACTCGTAAAGTACGGCTTCTCACCCCTTGAGAACCCGGTCATGAGAAAGACCCTCGCGAGAACGATAACTCTAAAGGGAGCCAAGAAGCTCCTCGGGATGAGCGATGAGAAGTTCAAGGCCATGATGGAAGAGTTGAAGGCCCTGGAGAGGGCCTGAACCCTTAAATATTTCAGCCGTCATAGTGGTGACCATGAAGACCAACGCCTTTGAAGTGGCCTCACGCTACGTTTATCCTTCTTTGAGGAGGCGGCTCGTTGAAGTGCTCCGCGAGAGGGGCTTAAAGCAGACAGAAATAGCGGAACTGCTCCACATCACCCAGTCGGCGGTTTCGCGCTACCTCAGGATGGACAGGGGGGCGCTGATAGACATCTCGGCCTTTCCAGACGTGGACGGGGAGATCAAGGCCCTCGCGGACAGAATAATCGAGGAAAAACCCGGAGAGTACGAGATTCACTCGGAGCTGGTGAAGCTCTCGCTCGAGTTCCTCGGGAAGGGCTACGCATGCTCCTTCCACTTCCAGATCGACCCCGAGATAAATCCTGCCGAATGCCGCATCTGCATCGAGCTTTTTGGATGATCGAAGATTGCTACCGTCGGATGTATCCCAAAACTATTCTCCTTTCCCTATCTCCTGAACGGAACGGTAAGAAACGTTCGTTTCAGGGAATCCCTAATTAACCCCCGGCACTTACCATTCGACGGTGGGGCCAATGAAGTTCAAGTGGTTCGCCGTGGTGGTGCTTGTTATAGACGTCATCGCAATAGCCATGTTGGTCGGGGCGTACATGGGTGGCGACGATAGGGCGGGAGTACATTCCACCGCAGAGACCGCCGTGCCCGCCTTGGCGCTCTACACGACACCCACTGGACCAGTAAAGCTGATCGACGGAGAAATCGTTGGGGACGTTGAAGCAAGGAATGCAAGCGTTAGGGTGTTCCACTTCAACGGTTCCGGATACATAGACCTTAGCAACGCCCTCGATGGGATTGGGGAACTCAGAGAGGGTTCAATTTCGATGGTCTTTCGCTACGAGGAGACGGGTCAGAACGTGCTGCCGATACTCTACATCGGCGATAAAGAGGGGAAAAGTCTCTTCGTAATCGAAATTGGGCACCGGGGAGAGCACAACAGAAAACTCTATGTCACGTGGATTCCGGAGGGAGACAAACCGGCACTCTGCTTCGACAGCGGCTTCAACCTGAAGCCCGGACGGTGGTACCACCTCGTCGTTGTGAGCGAAGACGGCAACACGGCATACCTGAACGGCCGTGAGATGACGTGGAGGCACTACAACTTCGGGAACGAGAGCATGAGGCTCTTCTTCGGCGATATTCCCGGGAAGGAGCTTTTTGCCCTCGGCTACGGGAAGACGGCCGACTCGATAACGCCGGACTTCCTCTACTTCCACGGGGATATAGCGGATCTGAGGGTTTACCCATGGCCCCTCAGCACGGGAGAGGTTAGGGAACTCCTGGAGGAGATCAGGGCATCGGCCCGAAGTTGAACCATTTCCCTTTATTCACCCAAACAGCTCCTCGTAGGCGATGTAGCCGTATCTCTTTAGTTCTTCCCTTGGTATAAAGCGAAGTGCGGCAGAGTTTATGCAGTAGCGCTTTCCCGTTGGGGTCGGCTCGTCGAAGACGTGGCCCAGGTGGGAATCGGCGAATCTGCTCCTGACTTCCCTTCCGCAGAGGAAGCCCTCGCACTCCTCAGCCTCAATAATTGCCCACTCCTCGAGGGGTTTTGTAAAGCTTGGCCAGCCAGTTCCAGAGTCGTATTTGTCAAGGGAGCTGAAGAGCGGCTCTCCTGAAACCACGTCAACGTATATGCCTTCCTCGTGGTTGTCCCAGTACTCGTTGCGGAAAGGTGGCTCAGTATCGCCGAGCTGCGTAACCCTGTACTGGATGGGCGTTAGCAGGTTTCTAAGCTCGGAATCGCCCGGCTTCACGTAGCCGAGCCAGTAGCGTTCCCTCTCCGGAAAGAGTCGGAAGTACCTGTTTTTCTCCCAGACGGACTTTATGAAGCCCATCCTCCCAGAGTAGAGTTTGTAGTGTTTGTAGTTCGTCTCAAAGCGGAAGTAGTAGCCCTGGTGGTAGTCTTCGGCCGGATAGAACTCCCCAGCGGGGAGAATCTCCGTGACTATCGGCCCGTCGAATATTCCCGAAAGCTCAAGCCGTCTCCTTGATTCCTCCGCGAGTTCCCTCTGACTCTCGTTGAGATAGAATATAGCCGTCCTGTACTGCTCTCCCCTGTCCGCGAACTGGCCGTAGGGATCCGTGGGGTCTATGTTCCGCCAGAAGACCTCCAGCAATCTTTCGTAGGAAATCCTTGAGGGGTCGTAGATTACCTTCACCGCCTCGCGGTGACCGGTTTCTCCCGTTGAGACGAGTTCGTAGGTCGGGTTCTCGACCCATCCCCCTGTGTAGCCGGAAATAGCTTCAATCACTCCCGGAAGTCTCTCAAAGGCCTCCTCCATGCACCAGAAGCAGCCTCCGGCGAAGATGGCAGTTCGAGGTTCGTTCTCGATGGTTTTCATTTCTCATCTCCAACCCCAATACGCCGGAAATCTTTATATAGTTTTGCGCACTACTACATATCGGTGGTTAAAGATGGTCAAAATTGTCCCAAAATCTGCCCGAAAGGGTTTTCGATTTGTACTCGAGAGGATAGCGAGGCTGGTTGATATGAAGCCTATCGAAAAGAGCCATGAGAAACCGGCCCCGGAAGTGGTGCCCCATGACAGAGTTTAAGGGGGACGTTTCGATAGTCCTGGGCGGAGCGGCCGGTCAGGGGATCCAGACGGTCGAGGGAATCCTCACCTACGCCCTCAAGAAGTCCGGCTACCACGTCTATGCAAACAAGGAGTACATGTCCCGCGTCAGGGGCGGAATCAACACGACGGAGATACGCGTTTCTTCAAGACGCGTCAGGGCCTTCGTTAAGAGGATAGACATTCTCGTACCCTTCAAGCAGGGTGTCCTGAGCTGGGTTGAGGACAGACTGGACGAGAACACAGTGGTCCTCGGGGAGAGGGAGAACGTCGAGGAGAGCTTTCTCGGAAAGGTAAACCTCGTAGAAGTGCCTCTCACGAGAATGGCCCTGGAAACGGGGAGTCAGCTCTACCTCAACACGACGGCAGCAGGCTTAATAGTCGGCCTCTTCCACGGGGACTTCTCTGCCATTGAAGAGTACATAAGAAAGCGCTTCGGCTCAAAAGGCGAGAACGTGGTGAGGAAGAACATTGAAGCGGCGAAAAAGGGCTACGACCTTGGAGTTAGGCTCTGCGAAGAGGGAACGATAAGGGTAGAGGTGGAGCGCGATGAGAGTGTCAGGGACGAGGTCCTCCTCACGGGGACGGAGGCGGTTGGCATAGGTGCCCTGGCGGGGGGCATGAACTTCCTCAGCTTCTACCCCATGAGTCCGTCAACTGGAGTCTCTACCTTTGCCGCCCAGCACGCGGAGGAGTTTGAGATAGTCGTCGAGCAGGTCGAGGACGAGATTTCGGCGATAAACATGGCCTTAGGGGCGTGGTACGCTGGAGCGAGGGCGATGGTGAGCACCTCGGGAGGCGGCTTCGCCCTCATGAGCGAGGCGATAAGCTTAGCCGGAATGGCCGAGAACCCCGTTGTGGTTCACCTCGCCCAGAGACCGGGGCCGGCAACGGGCCTTCCGACGAGGACTATGCAGGGCGACCTGAACCTCGTCCTCTACGCCGGCCACGGCGACTTCCCGAGGATAATCCTCGCCCCGGGAAGCCTTAAGGAGGCGTTCTATCTCACGGCGGAGGCATTCAACCTGGCCGACAAATACCAGGTGCCGGTCATAATCCTGACCGATCAGTACTTCGTTGACACCTACTACAACCTCCCTGCCCCGGACGTTGAGAAGGTCAAGTTCGAGCGCCACATAGTTGAGGCGAAGCCCGGTTACAGGAGGTACGAACTGACTGAGGACGGAATCTCGCCGAGGGCCGTTCCGGGCTACGGCGAGGACGTCGTGATAGCCAACGGCAACGAGCACGACGAGTGGGGCGACGTTACTGAGGACGCCGAACTGACAATAAAGATGCAGGAGAAGAGAGCTATAAAGAAGCTCGAAACCATAAAGAGGAACGCACCGCTGCCGAAGCTGATAGGGAGTGAGAACGCCGAGTACCTCGTCATAGCCTGGGGTTCAACGCTCCACGTGGTTGAGGAAGCACTCCAAAAGCTCGGGAGGGAAGACGTTGCCCTGCTCCACTTCAGCTGGCTCTACCCGCTCAACCCCGAGACCAAGAAGTTCTTCGAGGGCAAAACCGTAATCGCCGTGGAGAACAACATCACCGGCCAGTTCGCGGAGCTTCTGAAGAAGGAGTTCGGCGTTGAGGTTCAGCATAAGGTTCTGAAGTACGACGGGAGGCCGTTCTCGGTTGAAGAGGTTCTTGAGACCCTCAAGGGGGTGATAGAATGAACGTTCAACTTCCAACGGGCAGGGAGCTATTCGAGCCGAAGAGGCCGGGAAGCCAGGACATAGCCTGGTGCCCAGGATGTGGGAACTTCGGCATAAGGAACATCCTTATCTCGGCCTTGGCGGAACTTGAGCTGAAGCCCACTGAGGTGGCGATCATCAGCGGTATCGGCCAGGCCGCCAAGATGCCCCACTACATCAACGCCAACGGTTACCACACGCTCCACGGCAGGGCCATCCCGATAGCGACCGGCGTCAAGGCGGCGAATCCCCAACTGACAGTCATCGCCGAGGGCGGAGACGGAGATATGTACGCCGAGGGCGGAAACCACCTGCTCCACGCCATAAGGAGGAACCCCGACATAACCGTCCTCATCCACGACAACCAAATATATGGCCTCACGAAGGGGCAGGCCTCCCCCACCACGATGCCGGGCATGAAAACCCCCACGCAACCGTGGGGGGTCTTTGAGGAACCCTTCAACCCGGTCGCTCTGGCCATAGCCCTCGACGCCTCCTTCGTCGCGAGAACCTTCATGGGCTACTTCAAGGAGAGCGTGGAGATAATCAAGAAGGCGATCCAGCACAGGGGCCTCGCGATAGTGGACATCCTCCATCCGTGCGTTAGCTTCAACAAGGTGAACACCTACGCCTGGTACAGGGAGCACACCTACTGGATGGAGGACCACGATCCCTACGACAGGGAGGCGGCGTTTAGACGAGCAATAGAGCGCGACCCGCTCCCGCTTGGAATATTCTACATCAACGAGAAGCCGACCTTCGAGGATCAGGTTCCCGCGTACAGAAACGACAGGACGCCGCTCTGGAAGAGGGAGCCGAAGCTTGAGCTGGTGAAGCGGTTCTTCGAGGAGAAAAAGCTCTGAAGTACCCTGAGAGGCTCTCTTTTTTATCCTGCTTTCGGATAATAGAAAATGGATTCGATGTGTGCGTTATGAAAGTTGGTGAAAAAGCACCGGATTTTGCCCTTAAGGACCAGAACGGCGAGGAGTTCAGGCTGAGCGACTTCAAGGGGGAGAAGGTTCTTCTCCCGTTCCACCCTCTCGCGTGGACTTGAGGCCCAAACAGGGGTGGCCCAAAGGGGGTAAAAAAGCAGGCTCACTCCTTGGCCGGAATGAGTAGAGTCCTGAGCTTCGGCGTCCTGGCTCCCAGCTCCCTGTCGAGCATAAAGAGGCCCTGCGGGTTGTCGCCGATGATCTTGAGCTTGTCCACTATGGACTTGGCGGTCGCTTCTTCCTCCACCTGCTCCTCAACGAACCACTGGAGGAACTGGTAGGTGGCGTGGTCCTTCTCCTCCTGGGCTATCTCGACGAGCCTGTATATCGATTCCGTGACGCCGACCTCGTGGAGGTAGACTGCCTCAAAGGCCTTGAGCGGGCTTTCAAAGTTCTGTTTGGGCTTCTCCACCTTCTCAAGCTCGACCTTCCCGCCCCTCTCAAAGACGTAGTCGTATATCCTTATGGCGTGGCCCAGCTCCTCCTCGGCCTGGGCCTCCATCCATGCGGCAAAGCCATCGAAGCCCTTGTCCTTGAAGTAGGCGGCGATTCCGAGGTAGAAGTACGCGGAGAAAAGCTCCTTGGTTATCTGCTCGTTGAGGGCCTTCAACATTCTTTCACCAAGCATCTGCATCACCATTCATATTTGGTAGTCAAACCTCTTAAGTTTATCCTCGAAACTTAAATTTTTAGAAGCCGTTCAAAATTCCAATTTTTAGGGACATGAAATTAAATTAGGGAAACCGAAAAGGTTATATTGGCGAACCACATTACCCATCACTGGAAACAAATCCCCATAAATGGGCAGGTGGTGGTGTCAATGGCGAAGACGACCTTTGAGGAGGAGATCTACCTGAGGGCACTTACTGGAAGGCTGGTCGGAAAGGCCCTCGCGGACCTTGGACTCAACAAGGTTGCCGTCGTTGCCAGCAGGAACATAATCTGCTCCAGCATAGCCACTGCAACGGAGGCAACTTTCATAACCCTCAGCGGTGGAGTGACCTACCACTTCTTGGCGGAGGCAGGTAAGGAGGCGGACATCGCCAAGCGCGTCAAGGAGTTCGCCCCACAGGTTACAGTTCTCCAATTTGGCGGTGAGACACCGATAGGGGAGACCAAGAAGATATTCGTCGAGACCCTCAGGCAGTTCGCCGAGGGGGACGTTCCGGGAGCCTTCGTCGTCCACGTCAGGATATTCGCCGCCGGAGGCCTAGCGAAGGCCCTCGAAGACGAGAAGATCAGGGAGTACCTCGGCAGGAAGGATCTCTTCGTCTACACCGTTGGCTTCGACGAGGGCAAGGTCTACGTCAACAAGATAGTCCTCAACGGTGAGGAGATCAAGCTGGAGAAGCTCGCGGAGTACCCGGTCACCCTCGAGCACGCCGACCTGCTTAACCGCTCCCTCAAGGACAGGAGCGTTACCTTTGCCTGATCGGGCGGGTTTATTCCATACCCAATTTTGTCCTTAACTTTTTGGTCAAGAAAGCTTTTTTATGTTCTCACACCAACTAGGTTCGGTGATTAAAATGCCGAATTTGAAGGTTGAAAAGATCCTGGACGATCCGGAGCTATACATAATCCGGGTCGACGATGACAGGATAAAGTACTTTGAGGCCACCTGGGACATCCCCGAGGGGATAACCTATAACTCATACCTTCTGAAGCTCGATGGGGCGGTTGTTCTCTTCGATGTCAGCAAGGAGGAGTACACGGAGCTTTTCATGGAGGGCCTCAGGAAGGTCGTTGACCCGAGGGAGATAACCCACATCGTGACCCACCACACCGAGCCGGACCACACCGGCGCGCTTCCGGCGGTTCTCGAGGCCAACGGATACAGGGCGCAGCTCATAGGCACCACCTTCGCCAAACGCTTCCTCGAGGGGTTCTACGGGGAGAAGGTCGTGGAGAAC
This window of the Thermococcus siculi genome carries:
- a CDS encoding thiamine pyrophosphate-dependent enzyme; protein product: MNVQLPTGRELFEPKRPGSQDIAWCPGCGNFGIRNILISALAELELKPTEVAIISGIGQAAKMPHYINANGYHTLHGRAIPIATGVKAANPQLTVIAEGGDGDMYAEGGNHLLHAIRRNPDITVLIHDNQIYGLTKGQASPTTMPGMKTPTQPWGVFEEPFNPVALAIALDASFVARTFMGYFKESVEIIKKAIQHRGLAIVDILHPCVSFNKVNTYAWYREHTYWMEDHDPYDREAAFRRAIERDPLPLGIFYINEKPTFEDQVPAYRNDRTPLWKREPKLELVKRFFEEKKL
- a CDS encoding redoxin domain-containing protein — encoded protein: MKVGEKAPDFALKDQNGEEFRLSDFKGEKVLLPFHPLAWT
- a CDS encoding ferritin; amino-acid sequence: MLGERMLKALNEQITKELFSAYFYLGIAAYFKDKGFDGFAAWMEAQAEEELGHAIRIYDYVFERGGKVELEKVEKPKQNFESPLKAFEAVYLHEVGVTESIYRLVEIAQEEKDHATYQFLQWFVEEQVEEEATAKSIVDKLKIIGDNPQGLFMLDRELGARTPKLRTLLIPAKE